A region from the Flavobacteriales bacterium TMED191 genome encodes:
- a CDS encoding 4Fe-4S dicluster domain-containing protein — translation MKEEKKYFNSLGHSTKNVSTHNEFDEKLPLEAMWENADTLSASSTSRRDFLKFLGFGTVAATLASCEAPVVKSIPYLNKPEEIVPGNPLYYASSYFAENTFASLLVKTREGRPILLSSNNNPSFGGGINARCQASVLSLYDSNRLKGPLKDNKDISWASLDQEIIQKLNEAKKKIAIVTSTIISPSTKELIKQFKQYYKNVSVVTYDALSKDAILSANQETFGKRFISTYRFDKSECIVSFGADFLSEWLDPAHARQYTQNRKPENGKMSRHYQFESLLSVTGANADKRVPIKASHQASYVTRLYDTLLKILNKKGIGSAKTQHDSLINKIANDLIVNKGKSLVVSGSDDTNIQIIINHINILLGNYGTTILTSRKSKLFSSKDSDIINLVDDMNKDKVDVVMFWDTNPMYTFPDKNKFMSALKRVSSKVSFSESMNETAILCDYICPTTNYLESWGDMNPYTGFYSLQQPTISPLFNSRQVQNSLLKWMGESKSYLTYLKSFVKNNISSNWNQILHDGYIEKDIADNELSAMSFDTSITKKISRPSNNLELELYVKGSLGHGVYSNNPWLQELPDVISKVTWDNYLTISPSHAKELNIKNWHVSNGALDGNMVNLKVNNKTLKCPVYIQPGQAHGTLGLSFGYGRTETGKAGKNIGVNAFSVYSNFNKTSTSDVSIEIIDETHEFACTQNSHTMMGRNIVKETNLSEYLKDKTSGNKQFLLHSHKGHVKPSDLSLWKDHERDVHFWNMSIDLNSCTGCGACVIACHAENNVPVVGKEEVRKNRDMHWLRIDRYYSSDMTKQKAKEDGIGSVEMYKKMEEPASAENLEVVFQPVMCQHCNNAPCETVCPVAATTHSREGLNHMTYNRCIGTRYCMNNCPYKVRRFNWFNYANNDQFDFNMNDDLGKMVLNPDVTVRSRGVMEKCSMCIQNIQKTKLDAKKERRKIKDGEIKCACEKACDTGAIVFGDALDKNSRVSKEKKNERSYYLIEELNTKPSVFYKTKVRNKKI, via the coding sequence ATGAAAGAAGAAAAAAAATATTTTAATAGTTTAGGTCATTCTACAAAGAATGTGTCAACTCATAATGAGTTTGATGAAAAATTACCATTAGAGGCTATGTGGGAAAATGCTGATACCCTATCAGCTTCTTCAACTAGCAGAAGAGACTTTTTAAAATTTCTTGGATTTGGAACTGTTGCTGCTACTCTTGCTTCCTGTGAAGCTCCTGTTGTTAAGTCTATTCCCTATCTAAATAAGCCTGAAGAGATTGTTCCTGGAAATCCACTGTATTATGCAAGCTCTTACTTTGCTGAAAACACCTTTGCAAGTTTACTTGTTAAGACAAGAGAAGGAAGACCTATTTTATTAAGTTCCAACAATAATCCGTCTTTTGGTGGAGGAATAAATGCAAGATGCCAAGCCTCTGTATTGTCATTATATGATTCCAATAGACTTAAGGGGCCATTAAAAGATAATAAAGACATATCATGGGCATCTTTAGATCAAGAGATAATACAAAAGCTTAATGAAGCAAAAAAGAAAATAGCAATTGTTACGTCAACTATAATTAGCCCTTCCACAAAAGAATTAATAAAGCAATTCAAACAATACTATAAAAATGTTAGTGTAGTTACATATGATGCATTATCAAAAGATGCAATTCTGTCTGCAAATCAAGAAACTTTTGGAAAGCGATTTATTTCTACTTATCGTTTTGATAAATCAGAATGCATAGTTTCTTTTGGTGCAGATTTTTTATCGGAATGGTTAGATCCAGCTCACGCTAGGCAATATACACAAAACAGGAAGCCTGAAAATGGAAAAATGTCTAGACACTATCAGTTTGAAAGTCTACTTTCAGTGACAGGTGCCAATGCAGATAAGAGAGTTCCAATAAAAGCTAGTCATCAGGCTTCATACGTAACTAGATTGTATGATACTTTACTTAAAATTCTAAATAAGAAAGGTATTGGTTCCGCTAAAACACAGCATGATTCATTAATTAATAAAATTGCTAATGATTTAATTGTAAACAAGGGTAAATCTTTAGTTGTGTCAGGTAGTGACGATACGAATATTCAAATTATCATTAACCATATTAATATTTTATTAGGAAATTATGGTACAACAATTTTAACGAGTCGTAAATCTAAATTATTTTCCTCTAAAGACTCTGATATCATCAATTTAGTTGATGATATGAATAAAGATAAAGTTGATGTTGTAATGTTTTGGGATACAAATCCAATGTACACTTTTCCAGATAAAAATAAATTCATGTCTGCTCTCAAGAGGGTTTCATCCAAGGTTTCTTTTTCTGAATCGATGAATGAAACAGCTATTTTATGTGATTATATATGCCCCACAACAAACTATCTAGAAAGCTGGGGAGATATGAATCCTTATACAGGATTTTATTCTTTGCAGCAACCTACAATTTCACCCTTATTTAACTCTAGACAAGTTCAGAATAGTTTGCTAAAATGGATGGGTGAATCAAAGTCATATTTGACTTATTTAAAATCATTTGTAAAAAATAATATTTCTAGTAATTGGAATCAAATTCTTCACGATGGATATATTGAGAAGGATATTGCTGATAATGAATTAAGTGCTATGTCTTTTGACACAAGTATTACTAAGAAAATAAGTCGCCCCTCTAATAATTTGGAATTAGAACTATATGTTAAGGGGTCTTTAGGTCATGGTGTTTATTCAAATAATCCATGGTTACAAGAGTTACCTGATGTAATTTCTAAAGTTACATGGGATAATTATTTGACAATCTCACCATCTCATGCAAAGGAATTAAATATAAAAAACTGGCATGTATCCAATGGTGCGTTGGATGGAAATATGGTCAATCTAAAAGTCAATAATAAAACTTTAAAATGTCCGGTATATATTCAGCCAGGTCAGGCACATGGCACGTTAGGTCTTTCATTTGGATATGGTCGTACTGAAACAGGTAAAGCAGGTAAAAATATCGGTGTTAATGCATTTAGTGTTTATAGTAATTTTAATAAAACTAGCACAAGTGATGTTAGTATTGAAATTATTGATGAGACGCATGAGTTTGCTTGTACACAAAATAGCCATACTATGATGGGTAGAAATATTGTAAAAGAAACAAATTTATCCGAATACCTTAAAGATAAAACTTCTGGAAATAAGCAGTTTCTACTCCATTCTCATAAAGGCCATGTAAAACCTTCTGATTTAAGTTTATGGAAAGATCATGAGAGAGATGTACATTTTTGGAATATGTCAATCGACTTAAATTCTTGTACTGGTTGTGGTGCTTGCGTTATTGCATGTCATGCGGAAAATAATGTACCTGTAGTTGGGAAGGAGGAGGTTCGAAAAAATCGAGATATGCACTGGCTCAGAATTGACAGATACTACTCAAGTGACATGACAAAACAAAAAGCAAAAGAAGATGGGATTGGTTCTGTTGAAATGTATAAGAAGATGGAAGAGCCAGCATCAGCTGAAAATTTAGAAGTAGTTTTTCAGCCAGTTATGTGTCAGCATTGTAATAATGCTCCTTGTGAAACTGTATGTCCTGTCGCGGCCACGACACACTCTAGAGAAGGATTGAATCATATGACCTACAATAGATGTATAGGTACAAGATATTGTATGAATAATTGTCCCTACAAGGTAAGACGATTTAACTGGTTCAATTATGCTAATAATGACCAGTTTGATTTTAACATGAACGATGATTTGGGTAAAATGGTTTTAAATCCGGATGTAACAGTTAGGTCTAGAGGAGTGATGGAAAAATGTTCAATGTGTATACAAAATATTCAAAAAACTAAATTAGACGCTAAAAAGGAAAGAAGAAAAATTAAAGATGGAGAAATAAAATGTGCATGTGAGAAGGCATGCGATACTGGAGCTATTGTATTTGGTGATGCTTTGGATAAAAATAGCAGAGTTAGTAAAGAAAAGAAAAACGAAAGATCATATTATTTAATTGAAGAATTAAATACCAAACCCTCGGTTTTTTATAAAACCAAGGTTAGAAACAAAAAAATATAA
- a CDS encoding translation initiation factor IF-2 has product MRLSKAAKGLNITIQRIGEFLSSHGHEIQVSPNTKLPEDLYDLLLKEFSSDLSQKQKADAVSEENRLKVEKRLQKNDDLAEIEKSKDLKIHSPELKISTVEDVKIDNAKVDDTKVDDVKVDDVKVDDVKVDDVKSHDTEIKEDKVEEVKVEEDKVEEDKVEEVKDKSIETDKVEKSESFIDNNLSKNEDKQNDPLDNVKGNSKESKDFSTISRPSETKIKLTKLGTIQLPEKKSKKRVASSSHLDTKKKKRKRIIGESPKSNKTKKTLPDVKEVKDKIAETLEKLTSKGKSKGAKIRREKRQERKEKALEDQMKQAEQSSTIQVTEFVTVSEFANMMNVSVNDVISSCMQLGIMVTMNQRLDAETLNIVAEEFNHAVEFVSAELEEFIEDDVEDNDENKKPRSPIVTVMGHVDHGKTSLLDYIRKANVIAGEAGGITQHIAAYEVSVSDDERKITFIDTPGHEAFTAMRARGAQVTDVVIIVIACDDAVMPQTKEAIAHAQAANVPMIFAFNKVDKDGANPDKIKEQLSAMNLLVEEWGGKYQSQDVSAKTGQGVDELLEKVLLESEMLSLTANPNKLAKGTVLEASLDKGKGYVTTVLVQEGSLSIGDFMLAGRFTGKVKALFNERGQKVNKIPPSAPVTLLGLNGAPQAGDVFYVRKDEKEAKSIAAKRDQLQREQSVRTHKHITLDEIGRRLAIGDFKELNIILKGDVDGSIEALTDSLLKLSTEKIQINVIHKAVGQITESDVLLASASDAIIIGFQVRPSLSARKLAEKEKIDIRLYSIIYDTINSIKDAIEGMHEAEMIEKVLGNVEIRNVFKLTKAGVVAGCYVLDGMVVRNSNVRLIRDGIVVYTGLLDSLKRFKEDVKEVQKGYECGLTIKNFNDIKVGDIVEVFQETAS; this is encoded by the coding sequence ATGAGATTAAGTAAGGCAGCAAAAGGTTTAAATATAACTATTCAACGAATAGGTGAATTTCTTTCTTCTCACGGTCATGAGATACAGGTATCCCCTAATACTAAACTGCCTGAAGATTTGTACGATTTATTATTGAAAGAATTTTCATCCGATCTTAGCCAGAAACAAAAAGCCGATGCTGTCTCTGAAGAGAACAGATTAAAAGTAGAGAAGAGACTACAGAAGAATGACGATCTTGCTGAAATTGAAAAGTCTAAGGATTTGAAAATACATTCACCTGAATTAAAAATATCCACCGTTGAGGATGTTAAGATTGATAATGCCAAGGTTGACGATACCAAGGTTGATGATGTTAAGGTTGATGATGTTAAGGTTGATGATGTTAAGGTTGATGATGTAAAGAGTCATGATACTGAGATTAAAGAAGATAAGGTAGAAGAAGTTAAGGTAGAAGAAGATAAGGTAGAAGAAGATAAGGTAGAAGAAGTTAAGGACAAGTCTATTGAGACTGATAAGGTTGAAAAATCGGAGTCTTTTATTGATAATAATTTGTCTAAAAATGAAGATAAGCAAAATGATCCCCTAGATAATGTAAAGGGAAATAGTAAAGAGAGTAAAGATTTTTCTACAATTAGCCGGCCATCGGAAACTAAAATTAAATTAACAAAATTAGGTACCATTCAGTTACCAGAGAAAAAATCAAAAAAAAGAGTAGCTTCATCTTCACACTTGGACACTAAGAAGAAAAAACGTAAAAGAATCATTGGAGAATCGCCAAAAAGTAATAAAACAAAGAAAACTCTTCCCGATGTTAAGGAGGTTAAAGATAAAATTGCTGAGACTTTAGAGAAGTTAACTTCTAAAGGAAAGTCAAAAGGTGCAAAAATAAGAAGAGAAAAGAGACAGGAAAGAAAAGAGAAAGCATTAGAAGATCAAATGAAGCAAGCAGAGCAGTCTTCTACAATTCAAGTCACTGAATTTGTTACCGTTAGTGAGTTTGCGAATATGATGAATGTGAGTGTCAATGATGTCATCTCAAGTTGTATGCAGTTGGGTATTATGGTTACTATGAACCAAAGGTTGGATGCTGAAACATTAAATATTGTTGCCGAGGAGTTTAATCATGCTGTCGAATTTGTTAGTGCTGAGTTAGAAGAGTTTATTGAAGATGATGTTGAAGACAACGATGAAAATAAAAAACCGCGTTCCCCAATTGTTACTGTAATGGGTCATGTGGATCATGGAAAGACATCTCTATTAGATTACATCCGAAAAGCTAATGTTATTGCAGGTGAGGCAGGAGGTATTACTCAACACATTGCTGCATATGAAGTTTCTGTCAGTGATGATGAAAGAAAAATAACTTTTATAGATACTCCTGGACATGAGGCTTTTACAGCTATGCGAGCCCGAGGTGCTCAGGTTACTGATGTGGTGATTATTGTAATTGCATGTGATGATGCGGTAATGCCACAAACTAAGGAGGCTATTGCGCATGCACAGGCAGCTAATGTGCCAATGATTTTTGCGTTTAATAAAGTTGATAAAGACGGTGCAAACCCTGACAAGATAAAAGAACAATTATCAGCAATGAATTTGTTAGTTGAAGAGTGGGGTGGAAAGTATCAAAGTCAAGATGTATCTGCAAAGACAGGTCAAGGTGTTGATGAATTGCTTGAAAAGGTTTTATTGGAATCAGAGATGTTGAGCCTTACCGCTAACCCAAATAAACTAGCCAAGGGAACGGTTTTAGAAGCATCTTTAGATAAGGGTAAAGGCTATGTAACTACTGTGCTAGTTCAAGAAGGGTCTTTGTCAATTGGAGATTTTATGTTAGCTGGCAGATTCACTGGAAAGGTCAAAGCACTCTTTAATGAGAGAGGACAAAAAGTGAATAAAATTCCACCATCAGCCCCAGTTACACTTTTAGGTCTAAATGGTGCTCCCCAAGCAGGAGATGTATTTTATGTTAGAAAAGATGAAAAAGAAGCCAAAAGTATTGCTGCTAAAAGAGATCAGTTACAAAGAGAGCAAAGTGTCCGAACGCATAAACATATTACTCTTGATGAAATTGGTCGAAGGCTTGCTATTGGAGACTTTAAAGAACTAAATATTATTCTTAAGGGGGATGTTGATGGTTCAATAGAAGCATTAACAGACTCATTGTTAAAGCTTTCAACAGAAAAAATACAAATTAATGTTATTCATAAGGCAGTTGGTCAAATTACTGAATCTGACGTTCTGCTTGCATCAGCTTCGGATGCAATAATAATAGGTTTTCAGGTGCGTCCATCTTTATCGGCAAGAAAACTAGCTGAAAAAGAAAAGATAGATATTAGGCTCTATTCGATTATTTATGATACTATTAACTCTATTAAGGATGCAATTGAAGGTATGCACGAAGCTGAAATGATTGAGAAAGTATTGGGTAATGTAGAAATACGAAATGTTTTCAAGTTAACCAAAGCAGGTGTTGTTGCTGGTTGCTATGTGTTAGATGGAATGGTTGTTCGAAATTCGAATGTAAGATTAATTAGAGATGGTATTGTAGTTTATACTGGATTGTTAGATTCTCTCAAAAGATTTAAAGAGGACGTAAAAGAGGTTCAGAAAGGTTATGAGTGTGGTTTAACTATTAAAAATTTCAATGACATTAAAGTTGGAGATATTGTAGAAGTTTTTCAGGAGACAGCTAGTTAG
- a CDS encoding hydrogenase codes for MNHESEIREPLIIGNKSLHDISEDISKPIETSANKWWWALFSVSVLAMLWGFGCIFYTIGTGVGVWGLNNTIGWAWDITNFVWWVGIGHAGTLISAVLLLFRQKWRLSINRSAEAMTIFAVVQAGLFPLIHMGRIWVGYWVFPLPNQYGPLWVNFNSPLLWDVFAISTYFSVSLVFWYMGLIPDFALIRDRAVKPIMKKVYTVLSFGWSGRAKHWQRHEVMSLVLAGLCTPLVLSVHTIVSMDFATSVIPGWHTTIFPPYFVAGAIFSGFAMVQTLLLVMRKVVNMESYITIQHIEMMNIIIMVTGSIVGIAYITELFMAWYSGVEYEQYAFLNRATGPYWWAYWAMMTCNVVSPQLMWIKSLRRNIVFTFILSIFVNIGMWFERFVIIVTSLHRDYLPSSWSMFSPTFVDIGIYIGTIGFFMVLFLLYSRTFPVIAQAELKTILKSSSDTYKKKK; via the coding sequence ATGAATCACGAGTCGGAAATAAGAGAACCATTGATAATAGGCAATAAGTCGCTTCATGATATTAGTGAAGATATTTCAAAGCCTATTGAAACCAGCGCAAATAAGTGGTGGTGGGCTTTATTTAGTGTTTCAGTGCTAGCTATGTTATGGGGTTTTGGATGTATTTTTTACACTATTGGAACAGGTGTGGGAGTTTGGGGGTTAAATAATACAATTGGCTGGGCTTGGGATATAACAAACTTTGTGTGGTGGGTTGGAATAGGTCATGCTGGAACTCTTATTTCAGCAGTATTATTATTATTTAGGCAGAAATGGAGATTGTCAATTAATAGATCTGCAGAGGCTATGACGATATTTGCTGTTGTACAAGCAGGCTTGTTTCCACTGATTCACATGGGAAGAATATGGGTAGGATACTGGGTGTTTCCACTTCCTAATCAATATGGCCCTCTTTGGGTGAATTTTAACTCCCCTCTATTATGGGATGTATTTGCCATATCTACTTATTTTTCCGTCTCTTTAGTTTTTTGGTACATGGGATTAATTCCCGATTTTGCATTAATTCGAGATAGAGCTGTTAAGCCTATTATGAAGAAAGTTTATACTGTTTTATCTTTTGGTTGGTCTGGGAGAGCTAAGCATTGGCAAAGACATGAGGTCATGTCGCTAGTATTAGCAGGTTTATGTACACCATTAGTTTTATCTGTTCATACTATTGTAAGTATGGATTTTGCAACTTCTGTTATTCCTGGTTGGCATACCACAATTTTTCCACCATATTTTGTTGCAGGAGCTATTTTTTCAGGTTTTGCCATGGTACAGACTTTATTATTAGTTATGAGAAAGGTTGTTAATATGGAGTCATATATTACAATACAACATATTGAAATGATGAATATTATCATTATGGTTACTGGATCAATTGTTGGTATTGCATATATTACAGAATTATTCATGGCTTGGTACTCTGGAGTTGAGTATGAGCAATATGCTTTTTTAAATAGAGCAACAGGACCTTATTGGTGGGCATACTGGGCAATGATGACATGTAATGTTGTTTCTCCACAGCTAATGTGGATTAAAAGCTTGAGAAGGAATATCGTATTTACATTTATTTTGTCAATATTTGTTAACATAGGTATGTGGTTTGAGCGTTTTGTAATTATTGTAACTTCTCTACATAGAGATTATTTACCTTCAAGTTGGTCAATGTTTTCTCCAACTTTCGTTGATATTGGGATTTATATTGGAACTATAGGCTTTTTCATGGTATTGTTTTTATTGTATTCTAGAACATTCCCAGTTATAGCCCAGGCAGAATTAAAAACAATTTTAAAATCATCTAGTGACACATATAAAAAGAAAAAATGA
- a CDS encoding DUF3341 domain-containing protein yields MKEKVIYGIYDDDDVILNAVKNIREKGHYVNEVYTPFPIHGLDSAMGLKYSRIAITSFIYGCIGASCALLMFWYIMIHDWPMDIGGKPNFTLNENLPAFIPVTFEMTVFFAAHLMVITFLIRCGLYPGSSSKSPDPRTTDDKFLMEIHVEDDVKKVEKIKELMKKTGATEVKEKE; encoded by the coding sequence ATTAAAGAAAAAGTTATTTACGGTATATATGATGACGATGATGTAATCTTGAATGCAGTTAAAAATATTCGAGAAAAAGGACATTATGTTAATGAAGTTTATACTCCATTTCCTATTCATGGACTAGATTCCGCAATGGGTCTAAAGTATTCCCGAATTGCTATTACCTCATTTATTTATGGATGTATTGGAGCTTCTTGCGCTTTATTAATGTTTTGGTACATCATGATTCATGATTGGCCAATGGACATTGGAGGTAAACCAAACTTTACTTTAAATGAAAATTTACCAGCCTTTATTCCCGTTACTTTTGAGATGACAGTTTTTTTTGCTGCTCATTTAATGGTAATTACATTTTTGATTAGATGTGGATTGTATCCAGGTTCTTCATCCAAGAGTCCAGACCCTAGAACAACTGACGATAAGTTTTTAATGGAAATTCATGTTGAAGATGATGTAAAAAAGGTTGAAAAAATAAAAGAGTTAATGAAAAAAACAGGAGCAACAGAAGTTAAAGAAAAAGAATAA
- a CDS encoding cytochrome C, whose translation MIISPTSIIARFCSLGSVMVILFLSIALQPVFSQDVEAGASLFKTNCASCHYLGPEDKKLIGPGLNDEIFEEYTQDWLYSWIRNSSEMIESGDKQAVAIYEEYNKAVMTAFPYFSNEDIDNILAYIKEGPINEEVVVSESTEYTEIPQNNNLLYIVLFIVIFNTVLLIYVKNVLKDAAGVQRTGFFNDILSWIKLNPSFIVLFSVLVVFSGIKGCWNATSKIGVAQNYQPDQPIAFSHQLHAGEQGIDCNYCHHSARESKHSGIPSANVCMNCHTYVNEGRSEEGTKEINKIYEAIGFDPNSKTYIPGYDQKPIEWVRIHNLPDLAYFNHSQHVNVAGLDCQTCHGPVEEMDVAYQYSKLTMGWCINCHREEEIDTDNPYYHDLHEKWIDKYHGEEITVDMIGGRECAKCHY comes from the coding sequence ATGATAATTTCCCCGACATCAATTATTGCTAGATTTTGTTCATTGGGGTCTGTCATGGTTATTTTATTTTTATCTATTGCTTTGCAACCAGTTTTTTCTCAAGATGTTGAAGCTGGTGCAAGTTTATTTAAGACCAATTGCGCATCATGTCATTATTTAGGCCCGGAAGACAAAAAACTTATTGGACCTGGTTTGAATGATGAAATTTTTGAGGAATACACTCAAGATTGGCTATATTCTTGGATAAGAAATTCTTCTGAAATGATCGAAAGTGGGGATAAGCAAGCAGTTGCTATCTATGAAGAATATAATAAGGCTGTAATGACAGCGTTTCCATATTTTTCTAATGAAGACATTGATAATATATTAGCATATATAAAGGAGGGACCTATTAACGAGGAAGTGGTGGTGTCTGAATCAACGGAGTATACTGAAATTCCTCAAAATAATAACTTACTTTATATAGTTTTATTTATAGTTATATTCAATACAGTTCTCTTAATTTATGTAAAAAATGTCTTAAAAGATGCAGCAGGAGTTCAAAGAACTGGTTTTTTCAATGATATCCTGTCTTGGATTAAATTAAATCCATCTTTTATTGTTCTTTTTTCAGTTTTGGTGGTTTTTAGTGGTATAAAGGGCTGTTGGAACGCCACATCTAAGATAGGTGTAGCGCAAAATTATCAACCAGATCAACCAATCGCGTTTTCTCATCAGCTTCATGCTGGTGAACAAGGAATTGACTGCAATTACTGTCATCATTCTGCCAGAGAAAGTAAGCATTCTGGTATTCCATCAGCCAATGTATGTATGAATTGCCATACTTATGTAAATGAGGGACGAAGTGAAGAAGGCACTAAAGAAATAAATAAAATTTATGAAGCTATCGGCTTTGATCCTAATTCTAAAACATATATACCTGGCTATGACCAAAAACCTATTGAGTGGGTGCGAATTCATAATTTACCTGATTTGGCATATTTTAATCATTCTCAACATGTGAATGTTGCAGGACTTGATTGTCAGACATGTCATGGTCCGGTGGAAGAGATGGATGTAGCTTATCAGTATTCAAAATTAACTATGGGATGGTGTATAAATTGTCACAGAGAAGAAGAAATTGATACTGATAATCCCTATTATCATGATTTGCATGAAAAATGGATTGATAAATATCATGGAGAAGAAATAACGGTTGATATGATTGGTGGAAGGGAGTGTGCAAAATGTCATTATTAA
- a CDS encoding cytochrome c: MLKIVNYICVFLVILLTSCGDSASDGKPFTSHPGYEYMPNMYRSPSYETYSENPLFSNNSTARKPVVGTIARGHMPFEYDNNLEDYLRAGKKLINPLQKTEKNIADGEALYGMFCAHCHGKNGDGKGSVTHPVYGAIPAYNDNVQIRRTGSTMSELKDGNIYHAITYGLNAMGPHASQISPEERWKIIMFVNNLQKEEK, translated from the coding sequence ATGTTAAAAATTGTAAATTACATATGTGTTTTTTTAGTCATCTTACTTACATCTTGTGGTGACTCCGCTTCTGATGGAAAACCGTTTACATCACATCCTGGCTATGAGTATATGCCAAATATGTATCGATCTCCGTCATATGAAACCTATTCGGAAAACCCACTTTTTAGCAATAATTCTACTGCTAGAAAACCAGTTGTAGGAACTATTGCGAGAGGCCATATGCCATTTGAATATGATAATAATTTGGAAGATTATCTACGTGCTGGAAAAAAATTAATAAATCCGTTGCAAAAAACGGAAAAAAATATCGCAGATGGAGAAGCTTTATATGGGATGTTTTGTGCACACTGTCATGGGAAAAATGGTGATGGAAAAGGTTCTGTTACTCATCCAGTTTATGGTGCTATACCTGCTTATAATGATAATGTGCAAATTAGAAGAACAGGTTCAACAATGAGTGAGTTAAAAGATGGTAATATATATCATGCTATTACTTATGGTTTAAATGCGATGGGACCCCATGCGTCTCAAATTTCACCTGAGGAACGTTGGAAGATTATAATGTTTGTTAATAATTTACAAAAAGAAGAAAAGTAG